The Oreochromis niloticus isolate F11D_XX linkage group LG4, O_niloticus_UMD_NMBU, whole genome shotgun sequence DNA segment GGGAaggttgtggatgattactactAGTCCCATGACTAATAAGCACCAGTTTATGTTTCCAACATCCctgttttactgtgtttttgaCGGTGTCGAGACTGCATGTGTTCCCTTTTATTCTGTGTTCTGATATCGCTCCTTCTTCTTATTGTAACTCTTTGTACATTCTACCTTTCACTTGTAAATACCCTCCAGTGCAGCTATAATGAATTATTACTGAAAGGattgcactaattttatctgtcaCTGGCCTTCATATTTACTTGTTATATGCTGTGGCTGACTACAGATCAGGAGTAATATAGACTGAGCAAAGAGCCATACTTACAGGATTTTCCCTGCAGAAACAATTTTGGTTCATTTATGTTTAGAAAATGGTTAGAAGAATATGTTAAATGCCGAGTTTTATGTTAACTAAAACTCATTTTCCTAACTACACTTTGACCACTTGAGCTTGCACATTTAAGTGCTTAAACATATTACAGACTTTTAACCTCCAAGTTTGTTCCATAGATTTTTACCAAGTTTTCTTTAAATCAGCTTGCAGGCATGGATCATAAACGACACAACGGCAGCCGTCTCATGGGTGGTCCATCCCAGGCCAAACGGGGTAAAACGATGGGTGAATGGGAGGACAGTCCTTCGCAGTTTGAAGAGGAGTTGTCCATGTTTGAAGAAGCAGACTTGGATGCAGAGGAGATGGAGGGGCAGGCAGGACACGATGTTATTCCAGTAGGTGAGTATTTAACTGCAAAGCGCACATTCACAGGTGATGTAAATGTTCTCATCACGCAGGAGGAATTTAATGAGTTATTTAGTGACCTGTAGTAAAGCTACAGATCCCTCAAGcataataatttaatttcttCTTCCATCCTGTCAGGTGACCTTTTCTCAGCAGACCTAAACCCTCGCTGGCGACGTCCTACTGCCCCCTCACTGGACCCATCATCTGATATTCTGGTGTTCCAGCAGATTGATCTGGACTACTATTTGGGTAATTATCAAATATAATGTTTGTCAAAGCCGCTTTTGCTCTAAATTTGAGTCCCAGAAATATCGACCTGGCCAGCTTGTAGCATCATATGAAAACATCCGAGCTGACTTACAGTTATATCAACCTTTCAGAGCATATTCATTGTTGATCATGAATACTGTGGTGTGTAATTTGGCTTCCAATGGTTTTGTGTCATGCAGGGGAAACGGTAGCGGGCATGCCCGGTCAGTCGCAAGGAAAAGTGCCAATCATTCGGATGTTTGGTGTAACAGACAATGGCAACAGCGTGTGCTGCCATGTTCACGGCTTTGCCCCTTACTTCTATGTTCCTGCTCCAAATGGTGAGTGCTTGTCATCATGTTGACTTTGCATTTATGTGATATACTACATTTCCTCACTATAAATAGCTTTAAAGTAGGTGTTACAGTTGTAACCTCTTCTCTTTGTTCTGAGCTGTCTAATTTCTGCTTTTAgggagaaaataataaaaatgtaattcatgCTTTATATCTAATGTTGCCCTCTGTTTGCTTTAATTGAAAAGGGTTCACATCTGCTCACCTGGTGGAATTTCAAAAGGAGCTGAACTCTGCTGTCCTTAAGGACATGCGCTCCAATAAGGACAATATCTCAGTCACAGTGTTGGCTGTGGACATCACCCGCAAAGAGAGTGAGTACAAGTGACgtttaaagtttattattaagtggaaaaaacaaaaaaccagaGTCTGTGAAGACAAGCACAAATGCAGATGTGTATTGTGATCAAGGTCTTGAACCTTGTTAGATAGCAACATTCAGTAATACATTAACTTACAttaacttttatattttattactgtGTGTTACAATCTTATACGATTATAAAACAAAATGGTGTTCATTTGAGATGAAAACTTCACTTATCcctctatttgtttttttgtttctttctcacAGGCATGTATGGTTACCATGGGAAACGCATTATCGATTTCTTGCGGATAACCATGGCGATGCCTCGTCTCATCGCCCCTGCAAAGAGACTGCTGGAACAGGGCTTTAAGTTTTCCCATTTCCCTACCAGCAATTACCAATCCTATGAGGCCAACATAGACTTTGAAATCAGGTGTGTGTGCTTaagaaaaaggtaaaaaataattttgaaaacaTGGTGGAGAGATGAAAATGACCATTATCttttaaatacacaaaagaAGGCTGTATCTTTTTTGAAAATACCAAACGAAACCCAAGGTTAAACTTATACTCACTGTAGTGTTCTGTTGCTTTAATTTTGCTTACCCTTGTATACAAAAACACTGTTGAAATCTAAGCATTGTTAAAGTGTTCAAAGGAAGCCATTTATTGTAATTAATGAAGTTATTTGGATAAATGTTGTATGTATAAAAATTGccagtaaatttaaaaaaaaatcaagattgTCTctttagagtgtgtgtgtgtgtgtgtgtgtgtgtgtgtgtgtgtgtgtgtgtatatattcatgcatgtgtatgtgttgtCAGGTTTATGGTGGACAGCGACGTGGTGGGTTGCTGTTGGATTGAGCTCCCAAAAGGGAAGTACAGAGTGCGTGAAGAGAAGAGCACAGATAACAGCAGTTCTCAGTCCCCAAGCAAGGTGGGTGTACAATCTCTCACGGTGTTACCTTGGTCACTAGTTCACTTTCATGTTCGATCATGCGGTTTTTATGTATTTGCATAGGTAAATGGTGTTTGTGAACTTTGCCACTCTTGTTCTTTCCCTCCAGGCCTCCTTGTGTCAGTATGAGGTGGATGTGGGATGGATGGATCTGATAAGTCACCCTGCAGAGGGAGAGTGGCAGAGGATTGCACCGCTCAGAGTCCTCAGCTTTGACATAGAGTGCGCAGGAAGAAAAGGTGCTTTGTTTACAAAAAAATTCTCTGGAGTTCTTACTCTGCATTAGAataactgttaaaaagttatttaaGCTCATGACCAAGGCTGGTCTAACTTGATGAAAATCAAATGACTCTGGTGTTGCCTCTTTACTTCCAGGAATCTTCCCAGAGCCGGACAAAGATCCTGTGATTCAAATTGCATCTATGGTGCAGCGTCAGGGTGAGACGGAGCCCTTCATTCGCACAGTCTTCACCCTGCAGTCCTGCGCCAGCATCGTTGGCTCTCAGATACTGTGCTTCACACAAGAGACAAAGTTACTGCAGGTATACACGTGTACATTTAAAGCAGTGAAATGCATACATAGTTTGATATGGTTTCCTTTCAAGTcatacttttttgttttgtgtctgtATGAGCAGAGCTGGGCTGAGTTTTTGAGGACTGTGGATCCGGACATTATTACTGGCTACAACATCCAAAACTTTGACTTTCCCTACTTGCTCAACAGGGCAGCTGCTTTGAAGGTTAGATGGAGCTTGATTTATTTTAGGCCACTGACAAGGCCTGAAATATTCTTAAAAGATGAAGGTTGAACATGTATATTGAAGATTTAATGGAAAAACCTAATTGCTCATTCATTCCCGTGTTTATCCACTAGGTGATAAATGTTCTCTTGTTTTCAGGTGAATTATTTTCCGTACTTGGGCCGAGTGCGAGGCATCAAATCAGTTTTGAAAGACTTGAATTTTCAGAGCAAGCAGATGGGCCGCAGAGAAAACAAGACCATTAACATGGAGGGCCGTGTTCAGTTTGACCTGCTCCAGGTCAGTACTTTCTCATTCTGTGCAGGTCAACAAAGACATTATGTGGTACATTTTGTATTTGGGAATGTTGTTAGGGAAAGACTGAGCTTTGAGTTGGTGCCTTTTCTTTCAGGTTCTTCTCAGGGATTATAAGTTGCGCTCATACACACTGAACGCTGTGAGTTTCCACTTTTTGCAAGAGCAGAAGGAGGACGTGCAGCACTCAATCATCACTGATTTGCAGGTAAGATCAAGACAGCCTTGTTGGGGAGTTTTTGGGGCTATTTTTGTGCaatcatctttaaaaaaaatctaatattaatttgtttttccCTCATCCTTTTCTCTTTGTTCCTCCGTCACAGAATGGAAATGAGCAGACGCGCCGTCGTTTGGCAGTCTACTGCCTGAAAGACGCCTATCTCCCCCTGCGCCTGCTGCAGAAGCTAATGTGTGTGATTAACTACATGGAGATGGCCAGAGTGACCGGCGTGCCTCTCACGTACCTGCTCTCACGAGGCCAGCAGATCAAAGTGGTCTCTCAGCTGCTGCGACAGGTAACAATCCCGAAGCAAACATGGCTCCTGCATTTGCATACCTGGGATTTGGAAACTGAGTGCGTGTTTATGTTTAGGCCATGAAACAGGATCTGGTAATGCCTGTTGTAAAGACAGAAGGAGGCGAGGACTACACTGGAGCTACTGTCATCGAGCCAGAGAAAGGGTAAATATACCTATGATTGTGTCAGTCCACTGTTGTCCACACGTGTTACATGTGCAGTCTTGTCATGTCATTTTCTACCCTGCTCTCTTCTGTGTAGATATTACAGCCTTCCCATTGCCACATTGGATTTCTCCTCCTTGTATCCGTCCATCATGATGGCTCACAATCTGTGCTACACCACTCTGCTGCAGAAGGGCTCAGTGGATAAACTGGGGTAAGCAATTTTCTTTTTAGGTGGTCCTGtggtgtaatggtttatgcatTCTCCTAACAAGCAAAACTCTGGATTCTGAGATTTGCGTCCCCTCTCAGGACAGCGAACCAGCGTTAAAAATCAGCCAAATAAAACACGCAGACAAACAAGCTTAATTTGTTTTGTCTACTTCTGTTGAAAACTACAAAAATTATATTGAACAGTATTCAAAGGGTGATGTGAAACTGAGAAAGCAATTGAATTTATAGGTAGGCTTCTTTAGCTAGTTTAAGGCCATTGACCAAGTAAGCAAAGACCAGAACAGTTGTGCACGATGtgaattcactttattcatgcACTGTTTATATTACATTTGAGTGAAAGCTGAGTTATTTAATGATTGTTTTCAGCCTGGCTCCCGAGGACTTCATTAAGACTCCAACAGGCGATCTCTTTGTGAAGAGTTCTCTAAGAAAGGGACTTCTCCCAGAGATCCTGGAAAACCTGCTGTCTGCCCGAAAGAGGTTTgaattgtttaaaataaatcacagaAACTGTTTGGACTGGAATGACAATTTTCCAAAAGCTGTAGAAGAAGAGTTGAGTTGGAAATGGTTGATCTATGAGTTCACAACCTGTGTGATCCCACCGTCTGTCTGCAGGGCCAAAGCGGAGCTAAAAAAGGAAACCGACCCCTTCAAGAAGCAGGTGCTGGACGGCCGACAGCTGGCCCTCAAAATCAGCGCGAACTCTGTGTATGGCTTCACGGGGGCCCAAGTGGGCAAACTGCCCTGCCTAGAGATCTCACAGGTCAGCGCTTTCGATCGGACGACTGTTTTTGGACTTCAAATGTTCACAATTCAGGATCTGCAAAACTgcatttgtcagtctaaaccaGGTTGCCTTCATTTAACTACTTTGCACAGTACGTTCTATTGTGCACAGATGTAAACAGAAAACATCAGAGATGTAGGGCAAAGATTagtgttggaaaaaaaaaaaaagacaccacAGAACAGGTGGAGAAAAATGTTACCCTACCCCcctacaaaaaatacaaaaacaaagaccTTCTGTAGGTGATAGCTGAACTACAGTGATCTCAGTTTCAGGCTGTTTTGTGAGATCTTTTCCCTAAACTTCAAAACTTCTGACCTGCAGTGTGGCTGAAATGCTAAAGGTTTTTCTGGCATCATTGGTAATTTAGTGATTACCGTAAATCCCGGACTACAGAGCGCACCTGATTAAAAGCCGCATGCCCTAattgtagaaaaaaaattaattttctaCTTGTACAGGCCGCACCGGATCTTAAGCCGTATGCGTTTCACTTGTAAtatgagatatttacacagaaatattacacgtGAGGATTTTTAACGTTTAATTTAATCCATAAATTAAAGGTAACATAAACATGGTAACATAAACGTTATggtaacatacaaaaatacatactgcaaatgcttttttttcatcGAACAGCGCCTGTAACACAGCTACCTTTAAGTATACGTACGTATCGGTAACACAAATTACGttgcttatgttttttttacGGAACAGTACACAAACAACAACGTCTCTTAACAACCGGTTAAAAATATAGACCGTATATATTCTACTTATCATTTTGATTGGTCTACTGTTAccaggcaaaatgtttttggccgcatgaaaaaaaatatgcattagcCGCACGTCAGTATAAGCcgcagtgttcacagtgtgggAAAAAAGTAGCGGCTTATGACCCGAAAACTACGGTAAATGTATTGAAATATTGCATTTTGTCTCATCCAGAGTGTCACCGGTTTTGGAAGACAGATGATTGAGCAAACCAAGCAGCTGGTGGAGTCTAAGTACACACTTTCCAATGGCTACCAGGCTGACGCCAAGGTGAGCCCAGTTATGAACCAATCTCTTATTCCTTGATGATCTGATGTATCAAAAACACTTGACAcgttatatattttgttttttcatttttattttgtcctgTTCAGGTAATTTATGGAGACACGGACTCTGTCATGGTAAAGCTTGGAGTTGCAACAGTAAAAGAGGCCATGGATATCGGGAGAGAGGCGGCCGAGTGGGTATCATCCCATTTTACACCACCCATCAAACTGGAGTTTGAGAAGGTACCGTTTCAGTCCAGAAATTTCTTCTCCGACTTCTCTACATGTATACTGCTCAAAACACTTGATCTCGATATTTTTGTCCTGTTAGGACAAATAAGCCGTTGTGAAACGGTTTCAGCTGTTTTGGTGCAAATGAAAGTGACAACTGGTGCATGCCAAAGGCGACAACAAGACAGCCCCCAAAAAGAGAAGCGGTTTTTCCAGGTGGTGGTCACGGTCTCTCCTCTTTCCTTCTGACTGGTTTTACAGTCTGTTACACAAAGTGCACATAAAAGATTCTAAGCCCAACAGCAGCACTGTCATCTGCCCCTGGTCATGGGGGGGCCCCTGCCCCTGTGACCTTTGCATATAGCCCAGTGGCGTGCAGCTTGAGTGTTATTTGCCGGGGAATGACAGAACTGGCAGATCCATAAACTGCTGAAGTTGATTCAGCAACATTTGTAGTATGAAGAACAACTTCATTCTTTGACCAATGTGTTTTGGCCTGTAGACTTCATCAGGATCATCAAAAATACATCGCAGACAGCACTTCAAAATagcatgtagaaaaactgatcATATACATTACATCTGGTACGCATGTCCACCAGTTCACTCAAATGCATGATTGTGTGGAAAGATTTCTTTtgactgaggggaaaaaaattaaatacctATTTTTGCAAATAGAATACCACAACATGCGTTTTCTAACTGGACAGACTTGCATCCCTGAAGTTGAAATAATTTTGCATTATGCTGTGATGATTAAGTGTTCCCCTTATTTAAGCAGCCTGTTATGAGTCTGGTTAA contains these protein-coding regions:
- the pold1 gene encoding LOW QUALITY PROTEIN: DNA polymerase delta catalytic subunit (The sequence of the model RefSeq protein was modified relative to this genomic sequence to represent the inferred CDS: deleted 1 base in 1 codon) is translated as MDHKRHNGSRLMGGPSQAKRGKTMGEWEDSPSQFEEELSMFEEADLDAEEMEGQAGHDVIPVGDLFSADLNPRWRRPTAPSLDPSSDILVFQQIDLDYYLGETVAGMPGQSQGKVPIIRMFGVTDNGNSVCCHVHGFAPYFYVPAPNGFTSAHLVEFQKELNSAVLKDMRSNKDNISVTVLAVDITRKESMYGYHGKRIIDFLRITMAMPRLIAPAKRLLEQGFKFSHFPTSNYQSYEANIDFEIRFMVDSDVVGCCWIELPKGKYRVREEKSTDNSSSQSPSKASLCQYEVDVGWMDLISHPAEGEWQRIAPLRVLSFDIECAGRKGIFPEPDKDPVIQIASMVQRQGETEPFIRTVFTLQSCASIVGSQILCFTQETKLLQSWAEFLRTVDPDIITGYNIQNFDFPYLLNRAAALKVNYFPYLGRVRGIKSVLKDLNFQSKQMGRRENKTINMEGRVQFDLLQVLLRDYKLRSYTLNAVSFHFLQEQKEDVQHSIITDLQNGNEQTRRRLAVYCLKDAYLPLRLLQKLMCVINYMEMARVTGVPLTYLLSRGQQIKVVSQLLRQAMKQDLVMPVVKTEGGEDYTGATVIEPEKGKYTYDCVSPLLSTRVTCAVLSCHFLPCSLLCRYYSLPIATLDFSSLYPSIMMAHNLCYTTLLQKGSVDKLGLAPEDFIKTPTGDLFVKSSLRKGLLPEILENLLSARKRAKAELKKETDPFKKQVLDGRQLALKISANSVYGFTGAQVGKLPCLEISQSVTGFGRQMIEQTKQLVESKYTLSNGYQADAKVIYGDTDSVMVKLGVATVKEAMDIGREAAEWVSSHFTPPIKLEFEKVYYPYLLINKKRYAGLYFSSSASTHDKMDCKGIETVRRDNCPLVANLINTCLQKILIDRDPQGAVEHAKEVISDLLCNRIDISQLVITKELTRTAQEYAGKQAHVELAERMRKRDAGSAPNLGDRVPYVIIKAAKGAAAYMKSEDPIYVLENNIPIDTQYYLEQQLSKPLLRIFEPILGESKAESILLKGDHTRCKTVLTSKVGGLMAFAQKRSTCIGCKAVLKTDAAVCDFCKKKESELYQKEIFHLNTLEERFSRLWTQCQRCQGSLHEDVLCTSRDCPIFYMRKKVQKDLDDQSKLVSRFGW